A genomic stretch from Glaciecola nitratireducens FR1064 includes:
- the nadC gene encoding carboxylating nicotinate-nucleotide diphosphorylase, translated as MPLINQYQLNIPKQVEDALLEDLGGHISIENDITAMLIDADATMSAKIITRENCVLCGQAWGDEVFAQINPDVMLDWQCKDGDKLNANDTIVYIQGNARAILTAERSALNFLQTLSGTATTTASYVKYLKNTKTKLLDTRKTIPGLRQAQKYAVACAQGMNHRMGLYDAFLIKENHIEACGGIKNAVSKAKLMHPNLPIEVEVENLQELNEAINSGVNIIMLDNFSTKLIEEAVVINAGKCKLEVSGNITFDRLQELATTGVDYISSGALTKHVTAIDLSLITVS; from the coding sequence ATGCCGCTCATCAATCAATATCAATTAAATATCCCAAAGCAAGTCGAAGATGCATTATTAGAAGACCTCGGAGGGCACATATCGATAGAAAACGATATTACTGCCATGCTGATTGACGCCGACGCAACGATGTCAGCGAAAATAATCACACGTGAGAACTGTGTTTTGTGTGGCCAAGCATGGGGAGATGAAGTTTTTGCGCAAATTAACCCGGACGTTATGCTTGATTGGCAATGCAAGGATGGCGATAAGCTGAATGCAAACGACACAATTGTTTATATCCAAGGCAATGCAAGAGCAATATTAACCGCCGAACGCTCAGCACTAAATTTTCTGCAAACCCTAAGCGGCACCGCAACGACCACAGCAAGCTATGTCAAATACCTGAAAAACACAAAAACAAAGCTTCTTGATACTCGCAAAACCATACCAGGCCTGCGTCAAGCACAAAAGTATGCGGTTGCATGCGCTCAAGGTATGAATCATAGAATGGGTTTATACGATGCTTTTTTAATTAAAGAAAACCACATTGAAGCCTGTGGAGGCATTAAAAATGCGGTCTCCAAGGCAAAACTGATGCACCCAAACTTACCTATTGAAGTGGAAGTTGAGAATTTGCAAGAACTAAATGAAGCAATAAATTCGGGTGTCAACATCATAATGTTGGATAATTTTAGTACAAAACTGATCGAAGAAGCAGTCGTCATTAATGCAGGAAAGTGTAAGCTAGAAGTGTCTGGCAATATTACCTTTGACAGGCTGCAAGAATTGGCCACAACAGGCGTGGATTATATCTCTTCAGGCGCATTGACTAAACATGTAACAGCTATAGATTTGTCTCTTATTACGGTTAGTTAA
- a CDS encoding prepilin-type N-terminal cleavage/methylation domain-containing protein: MKNSAQKGFTLIELMIVVAIIGILAAIALPAYQGYTQKAKFTEVTNATAAAKTAVEVCVQLSSGATQALRLAGCNEGTNGIPALVAVGTGVTGTAANAATERVVGLSTALGVITATAPPVMGIPGAGTYVLTPTVNVATGAVSWGAVCDPTTIC; this comes from the coding sequence ATGAAAAATTCAGCTCAAAAAGGCTTTACATTAATCGAACTAATGATCGTTGTTGCGATTATCGGTATTCTTGCTGCAATTGCTTTACCTGCTTATCAGGGTTATACGCAGAAAGCGAAATTTACTGAAGTTACCAATGCGACAGCGGCGGCTAAAACGGCCGTTGAGGTGTGTGTGCAGTTATCTAGTGGCGCAACACAAGCTTTGCGCCTAGCTGGCTGTAATGAAGGTACCAACGGTATTCCAGCTCTTGTAGCTGTTGGAACTGGCGTAACAGGAACAGCTGCTAATGCAGCCACTGAAAGAGTTGTTGGTCTTAGTACTGCGCTTGGTGTAATAACGGCTACAGCTCCACCAGTAATGGGAATTCCAGGCGCTGGCACTTACGTTCTTACTCCAACTGTTAACGTAGCCACCGGTGCTGTTTCTTGGGGTGCAGTGTGTGACCCAACAACAATTTGCTAA
- a CDS encoding type II secretion system F family protein produces MAKTAETYTWSGTSKTGRAGKGEITAGSLQEAKNLLRRQGVSATKVKKLAKPLFGRKDKVVAQDIAVLSRQLATMLGAGVTLIQSLEMIGSGHSKMSMRDLLGEITNEVKSGNPLSSALRKHPDKFDDLYCDLVETGEQSGALETIYDRIALYKEKAEALKSKIKKAMFYPIAVLVVAFIVTTILLVFVVPQFEEIFAGFGAELPVFTQFVIGLSNGMQNYGPFIGVGVFIAAILFKKAHGKSLALRDSVDKKILKIPVIGDILKKAAVARFTRTLSTTFAAGVPLIAALDSAAGASGNAVFRNAILFVKKEVAGGLQMNVAMRATNIFPPMVTQMIAIGEESGSVDSMLEKIATIYEAEVDDMVDGLTSLLEPMIMAVLGVVIGGLIVAMYLPIFEMGNVV; encoded by the coding sequence ATGGCAAAAACAGCAGAAACATATACTTGGTCAGGCACATCAAAAACCGGCCGGGCAGGCAAAGGTGAAATCACTGCAGGTTCTTTGCAAGAAGCAAAAAACTTATTACGTCGACAAGGTGTATCTGCAACTAAAGTTAAAAAATTAGCAAAACCTTTATTTGGCAGAAAAGATAAAGTTGTTGCACAAGATATTGCAGTATTATCCCGTCAGCTAGCAACCATGCTTGGCGCAGGTGTTACTCTAATTCAAAGTTTAGAAATGATTGGTTCTGGACATTCAAAAATGTCGATGCGCGACTTATTGGGCGAAATCACCAATGAAGTAAAATCAGGTAACCCACTTTCATCAGCCTTGCGCAAACATCCTGACAAATTTGATGACCTCTATTGTGACCTCGTTGAAACAGGCGAGCAGTCGGGTGCACTAGAAACTATTTATGATCGTATCGCCCTGTATAAAGAAAAAGCAGAAGCGTTAAAATCGAAAATCAAGAAAGCCATGTTTTACCCCATCGCGGTATTAGTGGTTGCTTTCATTGTAACGACAATCCTCTTAGTATTCGTTGTACCACAGTTTGAAGAAATCTTTGCTGGCTTTGGCGCCGAACTCCCGGTTTTCACACAGTTCGTTATTGGCCTGTCTAACGGCATGCAGAACTATGGCCCGTTTATTGGTGTAGGTGTGTTCATTGCCGCCATACTGTTTAAAAAGGCGCACGGAAAATCGCTTGCCCTGCGTGACAGCGTTGACAAAAAGATCCTAAAAATTCCAGTCATTGGTGATATTTTGAAAAAAGCCGCTGTTGCGCGCTTTACCAGAACGCTTTCGACAACCTTTGCAGCTGGTGTTCCGCTAATCGCAGCTCTTGACTCCGCAGCAGGCGCATCTGGTAACGCTGTCTTCCGCAATGCCATTTTGTTCGTCAAGAAAGAAGTTGCCGGCGGCTTGCAAATGAACGTTGCAATGCGCGCTACTAATATCTTCCCGCCCATGGTCACGCAAATGATCGCGATAGGCGAAGAGTCAGGCTCTGTAGACAGCATGCTAGAAAAAATAGCAACTATCTATGAGGCCGAGGTTGACGATATGGTAGACGGTTTAACTAGCTTACTCGAGCCAATGATCATGGCCGTGTTGGGTGTGGTTATCGGTGGCTTAATTGTAGCCATGTACTTGCCTATCTTCGAAATGGGTAATGTGGTGTAA
- a CDS encoding prepilin peptidase translates to MENIALFELLAASPLAFVITTFCISLLVGSFLNVVIYRLPIMMEREWQRDIEQFQNPDKELPPAPTFNLVKPDSTCPNCQHKIRAWENIPVISWLMLGRKCSGCANPISARYPAVELLTAVMSAVVAYQLGFGLTGAAFILGTWLLVAMTFIDLDKMLLPDSLTLLLLWIGLGISCFESTISPIDSIIGAIIGYLILWSIYWAFKLLTGKEGMGYGDFKLLAALGAWVGWQHLPIIILLSSVVGAVVGITLMFIKKKDSDLAIPFGPYLAAAGWLTMLYGDLIADWYLSTL, encoded by the coding sequence ATGGAAAATATTGCGTTGTTTGAATTATTAGCAGCATCCCCACTGGCATTTGTCATCACTACTTTCTGTATTAGTTTATTAGTAGGCAGTTTTCTTAACGTGGTTATCTATCGCTTACCGATAATGATGGAACGCGAGTGGCAGCGTGATATTGAGCAATTTCAGAATCCAGATAAAGAACTTCCTCCCGCACCCACGTTTAATTTAGTGAAGCCGGATTCAACTTGCCCTAATTGCCAACATAAAATTAGAGCATGGGAGAATATTCCCGTTATTAGCTGGCTGATGCTGGGACGCAAATGCAGTGGTTGTGCTAATCCTATCTCAGCACGCTACCCTGCCGTTGAGCTACTAACCGCCGTCATGTCTGCTGTCGTTGCTTATCAATTAGGCTTTGGTTTAACCGGCGCTGCATTCATTTTAGGAACTTGGCTGCTTGTAGCAATGACCTTTATCGACCTAGATAAAATGTTGCTGCCTGATTCTCTCACGCTACTATTGCTGTGGATTGGACTAGGTATTAGCTGCTTCGAGAGCACAATCTCACCCATTGACTCCATCATCGGCGCAATAATCGGCTACTTAATCTTATGGTCAATCTACTGGGCTTTCAAACTGCTTACGGGCAAAGAAGGCATGGGCTATGGCGACTTTAAGCTGCTTGCTGCTCTGGGCGCTTGGGTGGGCTGGCAGCACTTGCCGATTATTATATTGCTATCATCAGTAGTAGGTGCCGTTGTCGGCATCACCCTAATGTTTATTAAGAAAAAAGACAGCGACTTAGCCATTCCTTTCGGACCATACTTAGCTGCTGCAGGTTGGTTAACAATGCTGTATGGTGACCTTATTGCCGACTGGTATTTATCCACGCTATGA
- the coaE gene encoding dephospho-CoA kinase (Dephospho-CoA kinase (CoaE) performs the final step in coenzyme A biosynthesis.), with the protein MSKLVIGLTGGIASGKTTVSDLFAKLGIDIIDADVIAREVVAKGTPGLAAIVEKFGDNILTPDLELDRQKLRTIVFSDNAKKDWLNALLHPLIREQMQLQTASATSPYCILSVPLLVENKLNAMVSRTLVVDIDEASQIKRAVARDNSEQAIIESIIASQASRTQRLAAADDVIVNNKDLEWLSAQVQDLHQMYLNIVNKNL; encoded by the coding sequence ATGAGCAAATTAGTTATCGGCCTCACTGGCGGTATTGCCTCGGGTAAAACCACCGTAAGTGACCTGTTTGCAAAACTAGGCATCGACATTATTGACGCCGACGTCATTGCTCGAGAAGTGGTTGCCAAGGGTACTCCAGGCTTAGCCGCTATTGTCGAAAAATTTGGCGATAACATTCTGACCCCTGATTTAGAGCTCGACAGGCAAAAGCTTCGCACTATCGTTTTCTCAGACAATGCGAAAAAAGACTGGCTCAACGCCCTACTGCACCCACTTATTCGCGAACAAATGCAGCTACAAACTGCAAGTGCCACATCCCCCTATTGTATTCTCAGTGTTCCACTGCTGGTTGAAAACAAGCTCAACGCCATGGTTTCTCGCACGCTAGTGGTAGATATCGATGAAGCAAGCCAAATAAAGCGAGCGGTTGCCAGAGATAACAGTGAGCAAGCGATTATTGAGAGCATCATTGCATCGCAAGCCTCCCGAACGCAAAGGTTGGCCGCCGCTGACGATGTGATAGTAAACAACAAAGACCTAGAGTGGCTCAGCGCACAAGTACAGGATTTACATCAAATGTACCTAAACATTGTGAACAAAAACCTGTAA
- the zapD gene encoding cell division protein ZapD — translation MPIAVYEFPLCEKVRNYLRLEQLFKQLDHTATFDSEFECLHFFDVLFTLMDLLERLDVRTDFIRDIDVHEKNLVHWSTHPNIDASALEDALKTLHRLLSDLKRTNKLGSSLKDDRFLGSIRQRFSIPGGATSFDLPHLFCWLKQAKDVRNKDITMWVNQLALVRENITLLMQYLRERGRYEEVVGTNGFYQGVVTDKIDLIRVRCSNSQGYFPVLSGNKYRYGIRFMQLVADEGSAGGVPGDIKFDIACC, via the coding sequence ATGCCAATCGCAGTCTACGAATTTCCGCTTTGCGAAAAAGTGAGAAACTATTTGCGATTAGAACAGCTTTTTAAACAACTGGATCACACCGCAACATTCGATAGTGAATTTGAATGCCTGCATTTTTTTGATGTGTTGTTTACCTTAATGGACTTACTCGAACGATTGGATGTGCGTACTGACTTCATTCGTGACATCGACGTGCATGAAAAAAATCTAGTGCACTGGTCTACCCATCCAAACATCGACGCCTCAGCGCTGGAGGATGCGCTAAAAACTTTACATCGTCTGTTGTCTGATCTTAAGCGCACTAACAAACTCGGCTCTAGCTTAAAAGACGATCGCTTTCTTGGCAGTATTCGTCAGCGTTTTTCGATCCCCGGTGGTGCAACCAGCTTTGATTTACCGCATTTATTTTGTTGGCTAAAGCAGGCCAAAGACGTGCGCAACAAAGACATTACGATGTGGGTAAACCAGTTAGCATTGGTACGTGAAAACATTACCTTATTGATGCAATATTTGCGTGAACGCGGGCGCTATGAAGAGGTTGTCGGTACCAATGGCTTCTATCAAGGTGTGGTCACTGATAAAATTGATCTTATCCGAGTGCGTTGCTCTAACAGTCAAGGTTACTTCCCTGTACTGAGCGGCAACAAGTATCGATACGGTATTCGCTTTATGCAGCTCGTCGCTGATGAGGGTTCTGCAGGCGGCGTACCAGGCGATATCAAGTTTGACATTGCGTGTTGCTAG
- the yacG gene encoding DNA gyrase inhibitor YacG, which yields MKVNCPTCKKEVEWTTENQFRPFCTKRCQLIDLGQWANEENAIPSGANKDAETSVPDMNIDIEDIEALLAQQEQDFFKN from the coding sequence ATGAAAGTAAATTGCCCTACCTGTAAAAAAGAAGTCGAATGGACAACGGAAAACCAGTTTAGACCCTTTTGTACCAAACGATGCCAATTGATTGACTTAGGCCAATGGGCCAACGAAGAAAACGCGATCCCCTCTGGCGCAAATAAAGATGCAGAAACCTCTGTACCCGATATGAATATTGATATAGAAGATATTGAGGCTTTGCTAGCACAGCAAGAGCAGGATTTTTTCAAAAACTAG
- a CDS encoding aspartoacylase produces the protein MSEHIEIHKILITAGTHGNEMSGIEYLRNLLSNKKIRAQLLGQESDIGIELALVNKLAIQRRARYVEEDLNRQFSQEKLSALSGENLEHQLAIEFNLAYGPKYEPTRDLVIDIHNTTSNMGPTLIILESDEFHQQMARYVKTNMPEAIILIEDHIPYKQHPYLCSIGKKGLMIEIGPQPQGVLRPAAYLQTEKMTKLVVAFCDLWNKQMLGQLDAVDAFRLTEEVYFPLSSEGEKLAMIHPSLQNNDFIVLNKGQPTFLSFEGDTLVWEGEDNIYPHFIGESAYYHLNIAFALARKTVI, from the coding sequence ATGTCAGAACATATTGAAATACATAAAATCTTAATTACCGCTGGTACCCATGGTAATGAAATGTCTGGTATTGAGTACCTTAGAAACTTGCTGTCGAATAAAAAAATACGCGCGCAACTGCTGGGTCAAGAAAGTGATATTGGCATTGAATTAGCCTTAGTAAACAAACTCGCGATTCAAAGACGTGCTCGCTACGTTGAAGAGGATTTAAATCGCCAATTTAGCCAAGAAAAATTAAGCGCGCTATCGGGCGAAAACTTGGAACACCAACTAGCTATCGAATTTAACTTGGCTTATGGTCCAAAGTACGAGCCCACCAGAGACCTTGTTATCGATATTCACAATACCACTAGTAACATGGGCCCAACCTTAATTATTTTGGAATCTGACGAATTTCATCAGCAGATGGCAAGGTACGTTAAGACCAACATGCCTGAAGCCATCATTCTAATTGAAGACCACATTCCGTATAAACAACATCCTTATTTATGCAGCATCGGTAAGAAAGGGCTCATGATTGAAATAGGACCACAGCCACAAGGCGTGCTGCGCCCTGCTGCTTATTTGCAAACAGAAAAAATGACCAAGCTTGTCGTTGCTTTTTGTGACCTTTGGAACAAGCAAATGCTTGGTCAATTAGATGCGGTTGATGCTTTTCGTTTAACTGAAGAAGTCTATTTCCCTTTAAGCTCTGAGGGAGAAAAGTTAGCGATGATCCATCCAAGTTTGCAAAATAATGATTTCATAGTGTTAAATAAAGGCCAGCCTACATTTTTAAGCTTTGAAGGCGACACTCTCGTCTGGGAAGGTGAGGACAACATATACCCGCACTTTATTGGCGAGTCTGCTTATTATCATCTGAATATTGCCTTTGCGTTAGCGCGTAAGACCGTTATTTAA